From bacterium, one genomic window encodes:
- a CDS encoding DUF2288 domain-containing protein, protein MDRPLEILTETWEVMRPHSIRGAFILVKDDINLLYAAQQIAADNTAQVTQWITAGDLRKPTLAEAQSWDKTNPLFESVIVQPYVLAQIKK, encoded by the coding sequence ATGGATAGACCACTCGAAATTTTAACCGAAACCTGGGAAGTGATGCGCCCGCATTCAATACGCGGCGCTTTTATTCTTGTGAAAGATGATATTAATTTGCTGTATGCCGCCCAGCAAATTGCCGCAGACAATACCGCCCAGGTAACCCAATGGATTACCGCAGGAGATTTGCGTAAACCTACCCTAGCAGAAGCTCAAAGCTGGGATAAAACCAACCCTTTATTTGAATCTGTTATTGTTCAACCGTATGTGTTGGCGCAGATAAAAAAATAA
- a CDS encoding helix-turn-helix domain-containing protein: MKKTSAKKLSKMLNISPARGLQAVCKAKLITSILNEMAKSKITHAELAHKSQLPRSAVTGILSGSLQKVTIDRLLRLVEALDLSAEIVIKKAA, translated from the coding sequence ATGAAAAAAACATCCGCCAAGAAATTATCTAAAATGCTCAATATATCTCCTGCTCGTGGTTTGCAGGCGGTTTGTAAGGCAAAACTTATTACCTCAATCTTGAATGAGATGGCCAAAAGTAAAATAACTCATGCTGAACTGGCCCATAAATCCCAACTTCCACGTTCGGCTGTAACAGGTATTTTATCGGGAAGCCTCCAAAAAGTAACCATCGATCGATTGTTACGCTTAGTAGAAGCTTTGGATTTAAGTGCGGAAATTGTAATCAAGAAAGCTGCGTGA
- a CDS encoding type II toxin-antitoxin system RelE/ParE family toxin has product MIKILKQCEKEISVFPLNIREYLADVLARLEEGHHLSMPLSRPMSSIGKGVHEIRLKDKTGAYRIIYVLLGKGMIYLLHAFKKKSEKTMHYNVMLAKSRLKEVV; this is encoded by the coding sequence GTGATAAAAATTTTAAAACAATGCGAAAAGGAGATTAGTGTTTTCCCTCTTAATATTAGAGAGTATTTAGCCGATGTGCTGGCACGTTTGGAAGAAGGTCATCATTTAAGTATGCCTTTATCACGGCCTATGTCCAGTATCGGTAAAGGAGTGCACGAAATACGTTTAAAAGATAAAACTGGAGCCTATCGAATTATTTATGTGCTTTTGGGAAAGGGAATGATTTATTTATTGCATGCATTTAAAAAGAAGTCGGAAAAAACAATGCATTATAATGTGATGTTGGCAAAAAGCCGCTTAAAAGAGGTTGTATGA